Genomic window (Prionailurus bengalensis isolate Pbe53 chromosome E3, Fcat_Pben_1.1_paternal_pri, whole genome shotgun sequence):
CAGGAGAAGTGACGGATGCCCATCTTTTCAATTGCAATGGCCTCTGCAGAGCTTggccccagggatgttggagtcgtAGAGTCATGAAACTATGATGCCCATGACACCggccctttctgccccagcactcagagccacttcacacatcccctctcccctggcccatctcgCCCCGTCCACATACCTGGACCAGGTCTCCACTTTTctccttgtacttcctctttgtctctgtttctctctgaccacacctctctgtgtttcttcctttcactctctggATCTTGCCCCATTTTCCTATCACTCACCCAGTTTCTCTCTCCTTACCTGTCTCTTTGTCCACCTCTCCCCAGGCTTCAGGCTATCTGCTCTGTGCATGCAGCCCTGTCCAGGAGCACAGGgcactcctgtctctctctcgctcgtcATGTTTTGTCCCAGGCCCTGATCATAATGGAGGAGAATCCCCCGTACAGCAGCTGCTCATGTTGACATTTGCTAGAGCAATGCTGGCAGCATGTGGACAGCCACACATTTACCCTTGGTGGCCCAGCCAGGACCCAAAAGCTGCTGGAGGGCTGGCTGCTTCCCTAagctggaaggaaaaaagggcTCACAGGGTTCAGGGTCCCTGATGTAGATTGGATTGGCCGATGTAGAAGGAGCCATTGGCTTACACCCAACTCTCCTGGGTGGTGTCGAAGGAACCTATCTCAGACCATggacctctgccctccccatgccTCAATACGGCATCAGGGGGAGCTTTAGGGGACACCGTGTGACTCGCCACAAGAATTGCATCATTTTCCCCCTTGGAGGCCACCGGGATGGGTGCTATTGGTGGCAGCTGGGAAGGTGGGCTGTGAAGCCGGGTTTGTCCACTCAGGATGGGGCGGAGGCCCGGGGACGGGGGGCGCTGCGCCATGTGCGGGGGTCTCTCCGTGGCCGTGATAACCGGGCCAACGCGGGGGAAGAGACGTGACTGCACTGGCCGGAagcagggcagggtgggtggaCAGCGCCCCGGGCCAGGCCTGCCACAGGCTCTGCGGCCTCTGGTGCTCAGACGTGTCGTGAGAATCGCAGTCAGCCGAGGGTGGGCAGCCAGGGTGGGAGTCTGGCCTCCCGGGTGTGTGATGGGGAAccggctccccaccccctgcacacactctgccTGACACCCAGCTGCCTTTcttccccatcctccaccccccccccccccaaatggaaCACTGCCCAAGCCGCCCGCCCACTTCCTGTGGCCAAAAGATAAAGGACCTCGGGGGCCCCCAGAGCAGAGACCCGTGGAGCCTGGCAAGGTAGGGGCGCTGTCCCCTCTCACACGGCTGCAGAGGCCCCTGGCCCCCTCTGGCCCTGAGCTGTCCCTCCGTGCCCTCTCTCTTTGCAGATGCTGTGGCTGTTGCTTCTGACCCCCTTCTTCTCGGGGACCTGCGTCGTGGGGAGCCCAGGTGAGTCCTGACCCCACGGGGGTCCTCCCTTCCCAGAGGCTCCTGTAACCTTGTCTCCAGTTCCAGTCGCTGGGGGGCCTCGGGACTGCCTGTTGTGCCCTCGGGGGAGGCCTAGGTGGGGACGGTGCTCGGCCCTGGGCGCCGAGgcccggcctccctcccctctcatgttgcttcccagcctccttcccccctcatgttgcttcccagcctccctccctgaaAACGAGCTGGTGGGCATCGTTGGGGGCCACAGTGCCCCCCAGGGGAAGTGGCCTTGGCAGGTCAGCCTGAAAGTCTACGATTATAACTGGGCCTCGTGGGTGCACATCTGCGGGGGCTCCCTCATCCACCCCCAGTGGGTGCTGACCGCTGCCCACTGCATCGACCGGTGAGTCCCGCTCGCTGCCGTCCAGCTCTGGGAGAATCAGGAGGTGTGGGaatctgggctccaggctgggttCGGCCTCCCCGTGGGGTGGAGGGGGCCGCCCTCAAAGGACCCGCCTCCGTGGCTTCTTTGCGACCCCAGGAAGGACGCCGACCCGGCAGCCTACCGCATCCATGCCGGGGACGTGTACCTCTACGGGGGGAGGACGCTGCTGAATGTGACCCGCGTCATCGTCCACCCCGACTACATCTATGCCCATCTGGGTGCGGACGTGGCCCTGCTCCAGCTGTCACACTCTGTGAAATACACGGCTAACGTCAGGCCTGTCAAGCTCCCGTCGGCCCTGCTTGAAGTCACCCCAGAGGACGAGTGCTGGGTGACCGGCTGGGGCACCGTCACGGTGCACCGTGTGtacggggtgggggttgggaggggttcGGGGCCGCGCGAGGCATTTCCCGACCTGGCCACACGGAGAAGTCCTGGCGGGTGGGCGGTTGCAGGTTCTGGAAAGGAATCGCCTTCcgacaccctcccccaccccaccccgtgtGCGCCCCAATCGGGAGATCCGACCCCAGAGGCTGGAGGGTCCCTGAAGCACAACTGAGCTCGGGACCCAACACTGTGATGAGGAAATTCATATTCTTAGTTTTTTCCCAACTTATAGGAAGATATTGGGGAGGCGGGCAGAAAccctcatcccccccaccccccattttctTTCCGGTCCTTCCAACTAAAGGCAGAATCCACCTTCCGGGTCTTAGGAATTTAGAGGCAGATGGGAACCCTGCACCCTGGGGTCCACACGGTGGCGATCCGGGCGGGAACGCAGGCTCGCGGCCGACAGCGGGGGCCACGCTCCAGCCTCCGGTCACGTCTCTCCCCCAGAGTCGCTGCCTCCGCCCTACCGTCTGCAGGAGGTGGCGGTGAGCCTGGTGGAGAACGCCGTCTGTGACCAGCAGTACCACAACGCCACCAGGTACCGCTTGGCGGGCAGGAGGATCATCCAGGACGACATGCTGTGTGCGGGGACCGAGGGCCGGGACTCCTGCCAGGTGAGTCCCAGCCCATCCCGGCCCCCACCCCGCGCTGGAGGCCAGCCGGGGCTCAGtgctgtctctccttcctcaggGCGACTCCGGAGGCCCTCTGGTCTGCAAGACGACGGGTGCTTGGCACTTGGTGGGAGTGGTCAGCTGGGGCGACAGCTGTGCCGTGAGAAACCGTCCCGGGGTCTACGCTCGCGTCCAGACGTACGTGCCCTGGATCACGCAGCAAATCGGGAGGGGCCTCTGACCAGGGCCTGCTGGCCGTCCGCCCGGCTGGGCCCGGAGGAGAGACGCCTTCCTCCCCCCAGAGCCTGCTGCTTCAGCCTCTGCGCCCCCGTCCCTGCCTGGGCTCCGCCTTCGCTTCTGGCCTCCTCAGTGTCCGGGACTTCCCTGACTGCTGGGGGAAGGAGCAAGAAGATGCCAGGGGGAGGGCGGGAAGTCCCTGGGGCCCAGGGTGCCTCGCTGTGCTGTCAAATTAAAGAGCTTGAGGAATGACCAGAGTGTGGTCAGTCTTTGTGGAGTGGGCTCTCCGTGGGAGCGTGTCAGCCAGCCCCGAGGTACAGGGGGCCTCGCTGGGGCTGGTGTCCTACCAGGCTTGGCAAGGGAGAGTGAGGATCTCAGGGTTGGCTCCACTCTGCGGCCACAGCCCCCAGCTCTGTCCTGCACCAGAGGCCACCACGTGGTTCCAACCTTGCAtccatccctccttccatcccccaTCCTTCCAACCATCCGTCCATCCCACTTCTCTCGTAAGGCAAGATCTGTTCTCAGAATTAACCAGTTGCCATGCAAAAGTGACCTGGGTATGATGCCAATATGTCCTCCCCTTTAGGGACGTGCTTGCCCATCCTGGTACCTTCCAGTGAGGGTCTTCACTGGCTCCCCATGGGGAGTTGGGTATGAGCTCCAGATGCTGggcagcagctggagagaaatgcCCCGTAGGCAGCCGGGTGAGGGGCTGGAGGCCACGGTGCCCCAGGGCCATGATGTGTGTGCGCTGCAGGGTTAGGGGGTGCCCTGAGCCCATGTGccgggcctggggtggggcagggagggcccaTTCACCTGCCGTGCAGAACGGATgagggaggcgggaggagggaggagggaggagctgaggggcAGGCTCCGTGGCAGGCCCCACCTGCTTCTTCTGGGCACCTGCAGCTATGGCTGTCCCCACCATTTGTGCCCCGTGGATGCTGCCCCCTGGACTAAGTGGCCGGCTCTGGGCCGCATAGGCCACAGAAGGACCAGGGCGGCCCCAGCTGGCCTGTCTGTAAATCCACGTTTGTTTTTCCTCGTACCCggacaggggtggggatgggtgtcCCCCACCTCTAGGAAGCCCTCCCCGGTTCCTGGGGGGCACACTGGCTCgcctcctctgtcctccaggaGTCGGGTCTTTGGGGCCGCCCCGGAGGGTCCCAGCTCGAGGCCCAGAGTGAGCCAGGAGACAGTCAGGCCCTCGTGACAGGCATCTGTGCCAGCTCACGCTGCCCACGTCCCTGCCCCGCGCCCGCTCGTGGTCCCGTGGTCTTCACCGCAGATCAGATGGGCACAGCCCCCAGCTGCCCAGCTCAGAGCAGGCACTTCCTAACCGTTTGCTGTGTGGCCAGGGCCTGATGACAGAGCCGATTAGGGGCCCTGGGAGGGGGCTGGACTTATCTGCACCTGGCCCCGGCTTGAGACAGAAACTCTGAGGGCCATCTGTGCCCCCCCCGCCAAATGTCTCTGGACACTGTGCCGTTTCTGCTCCCTATTTGACAggagagcaaactgaggcacagggaggggagTCCTGTCCCTAGGTGCCTTCCTTCTCTGGCCCCGGGGATGACCTCCCAGCCTGCTGGGGTCTCTGGTTGCCCAGGGGACATGGGTCACGTGGGCCCACGTGGTGGCCTCCGCAGGGGGACCCCTCCTCCTTGCCCACACCCCCACACTAGCCGCTGACTTGGCTCTGGCGGCGCTCGGCCCTGACCTTTCCTGGTCTCAACTGTGTGCGTTTGGTTTCCAGGCACACGggaaccccccacccctgccgtgCCCGAGGTGCGATTCATCTCTGATCTGCAGCTCTGGGCGTGAAGGAGCCTAGTCCTGTCTTTCCACCCTCACCCTGTCTCGGagcctttccttgcctttccttgcAAGACGCGCCTCCCTCCACACCTCATCCGGCCCGAGGCCTACCCAGGCCTCAGAAAGTTCTAGAACTCATCACCCCAACAACGGACAGTGACAAACCCTGGGTGGGattagggaaggaggaaggaggacggatttcttggttgtttcccttttttatcCTAGTACGTCCATATCCGCCAAGAGTTTCCAGGGGGCACGTACCACACTTGTCATAAAAATAACTTCCAGGTTAAGAAGGtgcagcctccctgcccccctgtgCCGAGGTCTCACGTCACATGGCAGCCGAGGGGGTCTGATGGGCAGAGCCGGGGCCCAGTGTCCCGATGCCCCTCTGGCCCCCGCCCTCGCTGGGCCCCTTCCCTGAGGGCTCGATGCGCACCAGGGGAAGGTCCCGCCTCGGTTCTTCCACAGCCCCACTCGATGTGAGGTCAGTTCTAGAAGGAGTAGAGCGCACGTGTGTGAACAACTGAGAAATCTTCAGTCTACACGCACAAACACCTCCGACTGTgaaaatgttatgcccagaatgcgtgatccccaaagaccaccagggagccgagtccgatgtaaaagcaaagagccttttttcgagctagctcgagctcaatcccctacctgcaccgacgcagtagtgagataccggagagagagcaagtttcaaaaggacaaaggttttactGGGGCCTAGGGGCccttggtgaggtaatggctgtggcctcagcccattggctggggaagggtccgagtcctgttaggcaggtgagccgggggttactcaaggggaggaggcgtggtcaaggtggaggacacagaaagatGGAGTTGGCTGGCGTAGGTCCTTTCATTCctcccttgtcatgtagcttatggacccaatcatgggaccggctgcatttatggtgacaaggggaatAGAGTTTGGAGGTTTACACAAAGTTCTGGGAaacaagtgtccctggggtggctctgggaggtctgattaagtactgtccccgagctggtgtctatgatctgccaggtgatgttttgggggcatggggactcccggcagcatgagcaatgacatgCAGAGTTAATAGAGTTACGAATATTCGGTGGgtgagcttgagcgggttgtgttggtcctgATTGACGGCTCACCGCGTGACAAAGTCCTTctggatcgaggaggggtccactggccgaacgtgggtgtgatggacccaggtcgcgatgccgtctactttgagagcggtgggggttgtcagcaCCACAATGTAGGGTCCTTTCCGGCGCGGCTCGagggtctctcggtggtgcctcttaatgtagacccagtctcctggcctgtactgatgaggtgtcggggtcgggccagcctcgtagatggcacggaggcgcggccaaatgtcctcgtgcgcccttTGGAGcgctctcaaggaaagaaaaacttcttgatctttaaactaaAGGTTGGGAATAATAGGGGGTGGCCTGCTAAACATGATCTCATAGGGAGTAAAACCCCAGTGTCAGGAGTGTTCCTAACCCGGTAAAGGCATatggtaggagagtcacccagtccccgccagtctccatggttaatttggtaagggtctcttccagggttctattcattctttctacctgtcctgagctctggggcctataagcacaatgtaatttccagtgtGCCTCCACCGCCTTGGCTAATGCCTGGgttacctgcgagataaaagctggcccattgtctgatcctaccatggcaggaaaaccagacctgggtaagatgtcttttaggagcttcttagccaccgtctgagccgtttcatgcttggttgggtatgcctccacccagccagagaaggtgtccgtaaatactaaaagatatttataactgtactttcctggtttgacttcagtgaagtcgacttcccattgggctcctggtctggtgcctctgagcctggttccttttgtATTTGAAGTGGCtctcgcgttggtgagttggcaggtctttcagccagatacaacttgctctattttggtgtcctgttggtgaatcttgattccGGCATGttggattaagtcttttaatttcgGGCgcccatgtgagtagaccgatgcatgtgctctaatattgagactccgagccggtctggcagcacgagctccttgttaggtgtataccaccatcccattatctcctgggccatggggagtttcttgatctgctgtaactcctcctgggagtatttgggcttgtctggtaaaactgggtctccccAGCCTGGTAGTTGTTAAGCCGTTTTCCAGCTCCCAACGTTAGCGCCTTGGTAAGGGTGACgagctctgctcgctgggctgacgtTCTGGAGGGTAGAGCCTCTGCCCATACGGTGTCCGTTTCGGGgaccaccgctgcacccgcatacctgtgtccgtcccgcacaaagctgctgccatcagtgaaccaagtagcctcggcatcggggaggggccggtcggtcaggtccgtccggaatccatgtacttgttccaggattcccgcacagtcatgtaggggagcacctaggtcagggtcgggcagcagggtggcaggattgagggctgcactggggtggaaccgcactcgtggagggctgagtaggaggctctggtaatgagtcacACGTGTGTTGCTCTGTCATCtatctggaggctgtttcaggatgccttcaatggcgtgtggggtcgtgatccagatctcctgtcctagggtcagtttgtctgcatccttgactaggagtgctgtcgccgtaataattcttaggcatggcggccagccggcagccactgggtctagtttcttgGACAGGTAAGCCACCGGGCGGTTCCAagggcctaaggcttgagttagaaccccttttgctattcccttatgttcgtctacaaagaggtggaaggccttcgtaatgtctggtaggcccagggctgggacaCTTAGGGAgggccttttttaactgattaaaggcagtttcttctttttcagcccatttaaatgttttcccctctttggtagcttcatataggggcccGGCGATCTCAGCAAAACCCTCTCGCTGCATAGCTGAGCCTTCTTCGCGGATGCCCGGTACTCTAAgtcccccagggtagccagcaggtcctgggtccctcgctctcAGTCTTTGGCTTTGTCGGCAGCAATCAGGGTGTCATCTACGTCATGTAGGATGgcgaggccagggtgctcccgtCTGTgctcacccaggtcctcgtgtagtgcctcgtcgaagatggtgggcgaagttttgaatccctgaggtagccgtgtccaagtgagttgcccactgtagcaCTCCTCCGGACCATGCCACtcaaaggcgaacaagggttggctctgggatGCCAgtggcagactgaagaaggcgtcctttcAATCTAGTAccgtataccagaccctggagggcgccaaggagctcaagagagtatatgggttgggaacagttgggtgtatgtccctggccctcttatttacttcccggaggtcttgtacccgtcggtagtcatttgtgtgaggctttttgaccggcagtaggggGTGTTCCAGGGAGACTGGCAAGGAAGTAGTACCTCTAGGCTTcatagtctccggatgtgtggctggagccccttccgggcctcctgagacatggggcattgtttgatccttactggactctctcctggcttgagctctaccaggaccgGGGTCCTGTGAGCGGCTAgtcctatcccccccccccccccccgtctctgcccaAACCAAAGGGAACTCTTgaagccatctgtctatattatcctctctcgggagtgcctcctggtggaggcggtattcatcctccagtttcatggtcaggacctggatggggtgacccttgccatcggtgacctgaggccccccttatctgaaagttatctgagctccaatcttggtcagtaagtcccgtcctaacagcgggtaggggcattctggtattaccataaaggagtgggatacccggcccatCCCCAAATCTAccgttcttcgggtagtccatgaatactggctcataccagttgccccttggacccaggacttcttgctggctagttttccttgtggggtgcggaggaccgaatgttgtgttccggtgtcgacaaggaagtcaacagGGGTCCCCTTCACTTtcagagttaccctgggttcggggagagggtccgaaccccgactcccctaatcactcagttcatctagctctaggacGTTTACTCAATCAGTCTTGCCTCCCTTCCCGCCGCCCCTTTTCGGACAAtatcgggcccaatgccctatctccttgcagtatgcgcactgatccttctgcagcctctgcctcccccccttggtggttcctttaccttttcttgcgtcgtctgccagctgccggagacggcggtctcgttcctcgggggagtcagcagtggtagctagtagtattctggccaggtctcaagtctgcttactgctggcagccgccatggcgcgagcctgcttgtcctcaggaggatCCCGGTtgttatataccttttcggctaccaccagtaagtcctgcagactttttctCCTAGtgtatctattttctgtaattttctcctaatgtctatggccgattggtttacaaaggccatgataacagctgccttgctttccggagcctctggatccatgggggtataggtatgGAATGCCTGcatgatccgttctaaaaaggcagccggagattcatcttttccctgttgtacatttcctaccttgtcCAAATTGGTTGTCTTTCTAGCAGCCATTTGGAGACCcgccattagagtctggcggtagacccggaacctctccttaccttctgccatgttgaaatcccactggggccgagtttaGGGGAAgaaggcatctatctgagcctggttggtggtgggattcccgtctgcacccggaactagttttcgggcctcattgaggattctttctctttcttcagtcgtgaacaggacctgcaaaagctgctggcaatcatcccacgtggggctaggaagggcttaagccaagagggtgggtagaggggtaatctgagtctgtcccataaggTCCATCCAGTATGttcacagaacaaaacagagaaacacagaagcagaCCAACAGAGGGCCcttagaaagtcttccaactccatggaagcaaaactgaaagctagcttagacctttgaggggattccacgtccctccaaaaccgagaGCTAGACGACGGCCTCACGCTGACCAGCGGGAGACACCCGCCTCGTcttagacctttgaggggattgcACACCCCCCCAAAACAGATGAGGCGATTCCATgcccctccagaagggagaatcggaacgtcttccgaaactcTCGGCctgtggtcctccagtgcgtctacttagaccgcgtcgggcactaccagaattccagaaatgagctcacacagaaaagacggaacaaacagacactaaccgtggccagtcaggctctctggCCGGGGGTCcctcgggggtcttggggatcccggacgagcccACAAATGTTATGctcagaattcgtgatccccaaagaccaccagggagctgagtccgatgtaaaagcaaaagagcctttatttgagctagctcgagctcaatcccctacctgccccgacacagcggtgagataccagggagagagcgcgagtttcaaaagcacaaaggttttattggggcctaggggcagttggcgaggtaatggctgtggcctcagccgattggctggggaagggtccgagttctgttaggcaggtgaggggggggtTACTCACGGGGaagaggcgtggtcaaggtgaaggacacagaacaagatggagttggccggcATAAGCCCGTCCTTTCAAAAAGCATACAAAACGGCTTGCGGCAACTGTGAACAACAGAATGTTGACGCATCTGGCTGAAAATCTCCGAATGGGGAGAAGGCAGCCAGAACTCTGACGAAGAGGCACTGGGCCGCCAGAGGAGACAACCCCCAGGTGGCACAGGGGGTTCCGAGCGCACCAGAAATGAGATGGGTGCGGGTCTCGAGCCGACACGGCAGAAGGACGCTGTTTGCTAGAAGACCTTCAAAAATTAAGGATCtcggggcccctggctggctcagtcggtggggggTGCGTCTCTTAACCTCAGGggcatgagtttgagtcccacgttgggcacggagcctacttaaagattaaaaaaaatgaaaagtacattAAAACTTGAGGGTCTGTTGGGTCTTTTCCCCATAACGTGGTTGTATTACGtcctctttaaaaacttttactgtttatgtattcattttgagggagacaaagagacagcatgaagggggggggcagagagatagaaagagagagagaatcccaagcaggctccgcagagGCCAACACGCccagaggccgacacggggctccatcccaccaactgccagaccatgacccgagctgaatcGAGAGTTGGACGTTGCAACAGGGGAATGGAGACCACGTCCTGAGTGAGGCAGGGACAAGCAGGGGTGTATGGCCAGGGGCAGGGGTTTCTGAACGGGCATTCGCTAAGAGGGGGCATCTGGGGACTCGTGCCAGAACCAGCCCACAGGGCCTCTGCTGAGGGCTGTGGGGAGTGAGGGCGGGGGTGAGGcgggggtggggtcaggggtTTTCATCCAAGGTGGAGCCTGATGAGGTGCCAAGGGCACATAAAAgccttgagggcagagagagagaggtctcctGGTCCTAAAGTCTGTCAACTTGAACAGTTGAGCAGACGCCAGGTTTTTTTCCAGCAACAAGTGGAATTAGACAGTCCATGTcaggacagagaagacagagaacttCCACTGATTAAAAGGAGTTTTGGCAGCGGCTTGGGAATATTCCTGAAAGCCTCCATTCTGAGGGAGACCAACAAGAGACCCCTGGCTCTAATCACCATAATCATTGACCCAGGAAACGAATGAGGGAGTAACTGCCCCATACAGTTACGGTAACCCGAATGTATTAGGAAAAACAGTAAAAGGGTGTTAGATTCCCCTTTGTTAGGGATGGCCTGTGTCTTTTTATTCCCCAGCACCCTGGGTTAGCTTTTGGAACACTTGTATATATTGCTCAGGGTTGTCTGCAACTGTGCTCAGGTCCTTTTGTTTGCTTAGAATATTGCAACGAAAATGGACCCTTCATGGGACCAAATTCACCATGAAGCATTTTAGTCAATAGATACATTGAATGTGCCTTCCTTTCGAGGGTAAGATATTTCATCTCTGACAATCCTGGATAAGGAGGGCATGAGGGTCTCACAGGTGGCTTTTCCTGAGAAGAGCCCTCAGAGGGCAAGTCTGCAAGAACTTGCTTTTCTCAGTGCCTTTAAGGCCAGAAGGTTGGCACCTAACTTACAAGTCTTACATAAGG
Coding sequences:
- the LOC122471879 gene encoding serine protease 29-like; this encodes MLWLLLLTPFFSGTCVVGSPASLPENELVGIVGGHSAPQGKWPWQVSLKVYDYNWASWVHICGGSLIHPQWVLTAAHCIDRKDADPAAYRIHAGDVYLYGGRTLLNVTRVIVHPDYIYAHLGADVALLQLSHSVKYTANVRPVKLPSALLEVTPEDECWVTGWGTVTVHQSLPPPYRLQEVAVSLVENAVCDQQYHNATRYRLAGRRIIQDDMLCAGTEGRDSCQGDSGGPLVCKTTGAWHLVGVVSWGDSCAVRNRPGVYARVQTYVPWITQQIGRGL